The nucleotide sequence ACCGTTGCTCGTCGCAGCATCAGCGTTTCTGGATAGAACAGATAACCCACGGTTGCTGCATCGTGAACCAGAAAGCCAGGGACTCCCCCGGTTTCCCGATAGCCCAAAGCAGTTCCAATCATGAACTCGCTGAGATGATTGAGAAATTGGGCGATCGCCCGCGCTGGGTTTGCCTGAGTCACTGACCGGGTCATCTCGCGGGTCAGGATCAACTGTCGGGTCACATCCAGCGGCACCAGTACAAGGTCATCACGACTGGCAAAGACCGTTGCTGCCGCCGCCGGATTGAACCAGACGTTAAATTCTGCCTGGGCAGTAACGTTACCAGGGCAGCGAAATGCACCTGCCATGATTACAATCTCTCTGGCTTTTTGCAAAACTCCTGGCTGTTTGGTTTCTGCGGCAGCTAGGTTGGTCAGGGGGGCGATCGCCACAATGGTAATCTCACCAGGGTTTGCATTCAGACAGTCAATGATTACCTGATCTGAGGAGCGAGCATCTGCCCAGGAGTGGGGCGCTGGTGGTAGCGTATGGGATAAATTCCCCAGTCCATCCACCCCATGAATGTGGGTGGCACTCTCCGGATTATCGCCTTCAACCCAGACACCCCGCCCCACTTCAATGGACTCAAACCCGGCCAGACTTAAAATCTGGCTGGCACTGGTAAAGGTGCGTCGGGCATCCACATTGCCATCAGCGGTTGTCACCGCCACCAACTCCGCTAATCCCTGGTTGACTAGACTCAACAACCAGATCAGGGCAAAGGTATCATCTCCCCCAGGATCGGTATCAAGAATAATTTTGGGGATACGCATGGTTGAAAATGTTTATTGTGAACGGAAAGGGGTAGACAAAGGGTTTCTTTTCCAGCGAAGCTATAGTCTTCTACAGGGTTTTGCTGCCGCCAGGCTGACGCTGGCTCAACCATAGCTGACTGGCCGCTCAAACGGCACAGGAACCTTTGATTGCACAGGGGAGATATCCATTGACCAGGCACCCATTCGCGTATTACTGGTTTGTCTTTTTTGCGCTAATTCTTGTCCGCTATCTTCTGATCGCAGGGGGAATCTACTGGCTGTTCTATTCAGTCTTTGGAAAACGCCTCGCCCAACGGCGGTTACGGCGATCGCCCCCATTGCCTCAATCCATTCGCCAGGATATCAGACTGTCGGTTCTCTCTACCGTAGTTTTTGCGTTTTCCGCTGCGCTGATTATGACAGGGTACGACCTGGGCATGACTCGGCTGTATACGGATATTCACCAGTACGGGTTGGGGTATCTGGGCGGCAGTTTTCTGGCAGTCCTGCTCTTCCAGGATGCCTATTTTTACTTCACCCATCGTCTGTTTCACCATCCCTGGCTATTCCGGAGGGGGCATCAGGGACACCATCGTTCTGAGGAACCAACCCCCTGGACATCCTTTGCTTTTGACCTGCCAGAGGCGATTGTTCAGGCTTTTTTCCTGGTCGGGATTGTCTTCATTGTGCCACTCCACTTCATCACCCTGGTTGCGGTGCTGATAACAATGACCCTGTGGACGGTTTGGAATCATCTTGGCTTTGAGTTATTTCCCCCATCCTTTTCCCGGCACTGGCTTGGCAGGTGGTTCATTGGTCCGACCCATCATGCCATCCATCATCGCAAGTATGTCGTGCATTACGGACTTTACTTTACACTGTGGGACAGGCTGCTTGGCACCCATGACTCCAACTACGAGCATGAGTTTGGTTCGTTGTCAGGAGGGCGGCAATACCCATGTAAAAAGGGGTAAACACCGATCCTGGCGTTGATTGAGACTTTCCTAAAATAACAGTAGTTAGATTAAATCAAAATCCGATTCTAGACTTGTAGATTTAGTGGGCTACAGTGCATCAAATAGGGCATATGGCAGATAGTTACTTCAGTCACGGCAGCTTGTTTGAAGCCTGTGGTTCAGGATCAAGCATCTGGAATCTAGAGTGTGAGTTCCGTATAGAGGTGATATAGAGGGAACTATGCAGCCAAACCAAGCCAAAATGACCGACAAAGCCTGGGAAGCCATTGTTCAGGCTGCGGAGATTGCAAAACAGGCTCAGAACCAGAATATTGAAGTTGAACATCTGATGAAGGCGCTGTTAGATCAGGAAGGACTTGCTATCAGTGTGTTTAATAAGCTGGGAGTGAGCGTACAGCAGGTGCGCGATCGCACCGATGAATTCATTCGCAAGCAGCCTAAGGTTTCCGGCGGCAGCGGCAGTGTTTATCTGGGGCGATCGCTGGACACGTTGCTTGACCGGGCAGAAGCTTTTCGGAAACAGTATGACGATGAATTTATCTCAGTCGAGCACATGCTGCTGGGCTATGCCGGAGATGACCGCTTTGGCAAAGCGCTGTTTGCAGAATTTAGACTGGATGAGAATAAACTAAAGACCGCGATTAGCGAGATACGAGGGAGCCAGAAGGTGACAGACCAAAATCCAGAGGGCAAATATGAGGCACTGGAAAAATATGGGCGGGATCTGACCCAGTATGCCCGGGAAGGCAAGCTTGACCCGGTGATTGGTCGAGATGATGAAATCCGCCGTACTATTCAAATTCTATCTCGTCGCACAAAAAATAATCCGGTATTGATTGGGGAACCGGGGGTGGGCAAAACGGCGATTGCCGAAGGACTGGCGCAGCGAATTGTCAGCGGGGATGTGCCCCAGTCTTTGAAGGATCGCAAACTGATTGCCCTGGATATGGGTGCGCTGATTGCCGGTGCCAAGTACCGGGGTGAGTTTGAGGAGCGGTTGAAAGCCGTGCTCAAGGAAGTCACAGAGTCCAGGGGCAACATCATCCTGTTCATTGACGAGATTCATACCGTGGTGGGAGCTGGAGCCACCCAGGGTGCAATGGATGCCGGAAACCTGCTCAAACCCATGCTGGCGCGGGGTGAATTGCGCTGTATCGGTGCCACCACCCTGGATGAGTATCGCAAGTATATTGAAAAAGATGCTGCCCTGGAGCGGCGATTCCAGCAGGTGTATGTGGATCAGCCCGGCGTGGAGGATACCATTTCCATTCTGCGGGGTCTGAAGGAACGCTATGAAGTACACCACGGGGTCAAAATCTCTGATAGTGCCCTGGTGGCAGCCGCAACCCTGTCAAATCGCTACATCTCCGATCGCTTTCTGCCCGACAAGGCGATCGACCTGGTGGATGAAGCGGCTGCCAAACTGAAGATGGAAATCACCTCCAAACCCGAAGAACTGGATGAGGTAGACCGCAAGATCCTGCAACTGGAAATGGAAAAACTATCTCTCCAGAAGGAAACGGATGCGGCATCCCGCGATCGCCTGGAGCGTCTGGACAAAGAACTGGCAGACCTAAAGGAGGAGCAATCTGCCCTCAATGCCCAGTGGCAGGCAGAAAAGGACAGCATCACCAAGATCCAGACCTTGAAAGAGGAGATTGATCGGGTCAATATCGAAATTCAGCAGGCAGAACGGGACTATGACCTGAACCGGGCGGCGGAACTGAAGTACGGCAAGCTAACCGACCTCAATCGCCAGCTCCAGGAAGCTGAGAAGCATCTGGCCCAAACTCAGACCAGTGGCAAATCCATGCTGCGGGAAGAGGTGACAGAACAGGACATTGCAGAAATCATTTCCAAATGGACAGGCATTCCCATCAGCAAACTGGTGGAATCCGAAATGCAGAAGCTCCTGCATCTGGAGGAAGAACTGCACAGGCGGGTGATTGGTCAGGATGAGGCGGTCACGGCTGTTGCCGATGCCATCCAGCGCTCCCGTGCCGGACTTGCAGACCCCAACCGTCCAACCGCCAGCTTCATCTTCCTGGGACCCACCGGGGTTGGTAAAACCGAACTGGCAAAAGCCCTGGCAGCTTACCTGTTTGACACCGAAGAGGCCATGGTGCGGATCGACATGTCCGAATACATGGAGAAACACGCCGTTTCCCGCCTAATCGGGGCACCTCCGGGCTACGTCGGCTACGACGAAGGGGGACAACTGACCGAAGCAATTCGTCGCCGCCCCTTCTCAGTCGTTCTGTTTGATGAGATTGAGAAGGCACACCCGGATGTGTTCAATGTCATGCTGCAAATTCTGGATGATGGGCGAGTCACCGATGCTCAAGGGCATACAGTGGACTTTAAGAACACGATCATCATCATGACCAGCAACATTGGTTCCCAGTTCATTCTGGATCTGGCGGGTGATGATAGCCGTTACGACGAAATGCGAAGCCGGGTCATGGAAGCCATGCGAACCAGTTTCCGACCAGAATTCCTTAACCGGATTGATGAGATCATCATCTTCCACGGCTTACAGAAGGACGAACTACGGCAAATTGTCAAACTCCAGGTGCAGCGCCTCGGTCAGCGTCTGACAGACCGCAAGATGGCGTTGAAACTTTCGGATGCCGCGATCGACTTTCTGGCAGAGGTTGGCTACGATCCGGTCTTTGGTGCCCGTCCACTGAAGCGAGCAATCCAGCGTGAGTTGGAAACCCAGATTGCCAAGTCTATTCTGCGTGGCGAGTTCACCGATGGCGATACGATCTTCGTGGATGTCCAGAACGAGCGGCTGGCATTCAAACGATTGCCTTCCGAAGTTTTGACCACAGGCGCTGCTGAATAGCAGTATGAACTGGAAGGAAGTTTCAATTCATACGCGCTCTAATGCATACCCAGATTCAGCAACGCCTTTTGACCACACAATAAGTGAAGGGACAGGGTGAGTGAAATATCTCACCCTTTTTAGTGAAGCCATGTGCAACTTGGAAGCCAAGATCCCCGGTGTCTCGTAGACTTCAATCGAATTGACTGGCTAACTTCCTCAGACACCGGGGATCTGGAGATTGTCGCACTTCGCGTTAGTAGGGATCTGGTGCTCTGCCAGGAACTGTTTTGTGGTGAAAATTTGTGGTGAAAACCCCAGAATAATAGCCCCTTCTCTATTCCAGACTCACATATGGCAGGAGACAGGGAATGGGCGAGAGGAAACAGGGTGATCAGAGGCATCTTTTTATACTCAGTGTTACTGTGATTACCAGTAACAACCTGGGCAATCTAGGTGTAGAGCTTGATTTCTACCAAGTGAGCCAGGTGTTTAAGGAGGAAAGCCTTTGATCGGAATACCCTTCAGATCATCCAATACCACAACCCATTCCTCACGGAATTTGCTGATTCGATTTATTCTCGGTGGCACCACTCTTTTGGTGAGTATTTCTGCTTATTTCAGCTATCAGGCTGCTCGAAAGTTAACGCTGGAAGATCTTAACGGGAAGGCGTTCTTAGAGGTCCAGCGGGGGGTTGATGAAATTGAGGAGTGGTTGCATGTTCGCAAAGTGGAGATAGAAACCCTGGCGCAAACTTCGGCGGTACGTTCCTTAGACTGGTCTGTGGCAGAACCCTATTTACAGGAAGAAGTTCAGCGAATTCAGGAATTTTTCTTCTTGCAAATAGCAACCCCGGATGGTGCGTATTCAAACACAAAGGCTGGTCGAACAACCAAGAATATTACGGATCGAGACTACTTTCAAAAGGCCCTGGCAGGACAGCCGAACATTTCCGATCCCTTCATCAGTCGATCCACAGGTAAGCCTTCCATTGCGATCGCCACCCCAATCTGGTCAGGTTCTCTTCCCAGACAGTCACCCATTGGTGTTTTTCAGGGCAACGTTAGAGTTGATCACATTGCTAAGGTCGTCAATTCCCTGCGCTATGGGGAAAATAGCTATGCTTTCGCCCTCAACTCCAAAGGGCAGGCGATTGTCCATCCCAATCCAGGGTTAATGTCAACAGTCGAAAAACCTGCCCCCAGTTTGCTCGAAGTTGCCAACCGCGACTTAAATGCGATCGCGCAGCGAATGATAAACAGGCGACAGGGAATTGAGTTAATGGACATTGACGGCACCCAGAAGTATGTTGCCTATCTGCCGTTACAGGAAGCCAACTGGTCAGTAGCGCTGGTGATTCCGCGCCAAAATATTGAATCTCGGCTGCAATTTCTCGATCTGATTGCCCTGATTGTGGGTGGACTAACCGTGACCATGATCACCGTCCTGTGGCGAGTGCAAGCCTTTGAACAGGCTCAACTGAAAAAATCTAAAGCAGCGGCTGATGCCGCAAACCATGCGAAGAGCGAATTTTTGGCTAACATGAGCCATGAACTGCGAACGCCTTTGAATGGGATTTTGGGTTGTACTCAAATTTTGCTGCGTTCCAAAGCGCTATCAGAGTCAGAGCAAAGCCATGTCAACATCATTGAACAGTGTGGCTCCCATCTGCTGACGTTAATCAACGACATTTTGGATCTGTCCAAAATTGAAGCACGAAAACTGGAATTGTATCCTCAAGATGTTCATTTCCCCTCCTTTCTCCAGGGAATCGGGGAGATTGGTCAAATTCGAGCGCAGCAAAAGGGCATTTTATTCAGGTATGAACCGGCCAACAACCTGCCTGCCGGAGTTCATGTTGATGTTAAACGGTTACGCCAGGTACTCTTGAATCTGCTGGGCAATGCGATCAAATTTACTGATCAGGGGCAGGTTACTTTCAGGGTTGAGGTCATCGATCAACTTCCTGAGCCTGACCAGATTGTGAAATATCGCATTCGCTTTAGTGTAGAAGACACCGGAATTGGCATCGCTCCAGATGCATTGGGCAAGATTTTCCTGCCCTTTGAACAAGTCGGTGAAAAGAAACGTCAGACCGACGGAACGGGTCTGGGTTTAGCCATTACTCGCCAGTTGGTGCAAATGATGGGTAGCGATATCCAGGTTAAGAGTGAGGTGGGTCAGGGCAGTACCTTCTGGTTTGAAATTGCGATCGCTGAAGCGAAGGAATGGGTTCAATCTGCGATCGCGGACTCAAAGGGGCAAATCACTGGCTATGAAGGGGATCCCAAAACCATTTTGATGGTGGATGATCGTTGGGAGAACCGGACTGTGATTACCAACCTGCTGCAACCCCTGGGGTTTAATGTAGTCGAAGCAGCCAGCGGACAGGAAGGATTGGAAGCCGCGATCGCCCTGAAACCAGATCTGGTGATCACCGATTTGCTGATGCCAGAAATGGATGGATTTGAATTGATTCAACACCTGCGACAAACCCCAGACCTTGCCAATGTCAGGATTATTGTCTCTTCAGCAAGTGTTTTTGAAACGGACCAACATCGCAGCCTGGAAGCAGGAGGGGACAGTTTTCTGAGTAAACCTGTCCGGGCTGATGAATTGCTCCATCAACTGGAAGTCCACCTCGGACTGACATGGATTTATCAGCAGCCTCAGGAACAACGAAACACAGCTTCAGTGACACCAGGCGATCGCCCGACCGATAAATTGCTCCCTCCTTCCCCAGAAGTATTGCGTGAATTGGTGAGCCTGGCCAGTAAAGGTAACTTCAACGGGATCCTTAAATTAGTTAATCAGATGGAGGAAATAGACCAAAATCTTGCGCCCTTTGCCAATCAATTGCGGCAGCTATTGAGGGAGTTTGATGAAGACTTAATCCTCAACTTTTTGACTGTATATGGGGCAGAACAATCATGACCGTGACAGTACCCGATCTCCAAAATCCCCTGAACCACGACTCTGCCAGGGGAATTATTTTAATCGTTGATGATAACCCTGCTAACTTACAGGTGTTATCCAGTTTTTTGGATCAGTCTAACTTTGAAGTCTGGGCAGCCCGTAGCGGCGAAAAAGCACTTCAAAGACTCGATCACGATCATTTACCTGATTTAATTCTGCTGGATATCATGATGCCAGGGATGGATGGCTTTGAAACCTGTAAACATTTAAAGAACAATCCTCGGATTCAGGATATTCCGGTCATTTTTATGACGGCTCTTTCAGATACCGCAGATAAAGTGAAAGGATTGCGCCTGGGCGCTGTAGACTACATTACTAAACCGTTTCAGCATGAAGAAGTTCTGGTGCGAATAGAGCATCAGATCAGGCTGAGAAATCTGACTAAGACCCTGATTGCCAAAAACACTGAATTACAACAGGTTCAAACTCAACTGTTCCAGGCAGAAAAGGCGGCAATGCTAGGAAACTTAACCGCAGGAGTTGCCCATGAGGTTAATAACCCGATCAATTTTATTGCTGGCAATTTGAATTATGTAGAACAGTATGTTCAGGAGATTGTTGATTTACTCATGCTTTATCAGAAACATCTCCCTGACCCACCGGATGAAATTCAACAGGCGATTCAAACAAAAGATCTCAGCTTCTTGTTAAATGACCTGTCGAAAATCATTCAATCCATGCAAGTGGGTACTAATCGCGTTACAGAAATAGTATCATCCCTGAATAACTTTACCCGCCATCGAGAAGCCGGGAAGAAGCTGGTCAACCTGCATGAAGGTCTGGACAGTACGCTTCTCATTCTTGGGCATCGGCTGAGAGCAAATGCTCATCGTTCTGCAATCCAGCTCATTAAGGACTATGGAGAATTACCGCTGATTCAGTGTTATCCAGGGGAAATCAATCAGGTCTTTATGAATTTGCTTTGCAATGCGATTGATGCCTTTGATGAAGCCGCTCAGGCTTCTTTGGATGTCCAGAGAGCCAATCTTCCGACCATCACAATTCAAACTCGACTGATTGAGCGAAATGCTGTCGAGATTCAGATCTGTGATAACGGCAAAGGGATGGCAGATGAGGTGAAAGCCAGAGTCTTTGACTATTTGTTTACGACAAAAGGAATGGGGAAAGGGACTGGACTGGGATTGGCGATCGCGCATCAAATTGTTGTCGAGAACCATGCGGGTAGCCTGGAAGTCCAATCTACTCTGGGACAGGGCACTGAGTTCCGCATCCGCCTGCCAGTTTGTGCTGAATAGCACTGCTTGATGGCACATTGATGGCACATCCTCTGTGTTGCCTGAGTAAACCAGTGGCAAGTTGAACAAATCCACTAATGGTTCTCGTCGGGCAGATTCTCTGATCGAGGGCACCTTATCTGTTTAACTCGAGGATCCGCTATCTGTATACCTCACTAGATTCAAAATGCTACGTCTTCTATTAACTTGGGCATGATGGAGAGTGAATTTTCCCTGGTCACCAGGCTCTGGCTTAATAACCTCATGACAGATTCTTCTCAGTAGAGTAAGAATCAGATTAGGAATCGCAAGTGATCAGTTCTTTGATAGGAATTTATGAACATCCTGACGTTAAATATGGATACCGTTCATTTAACAGATGAACAGTTCTACCAGATTTGTCTCCGCAACCAGGAACTGCAATTTGAACTGTCAGCAAGGGGAGAACTGATTGTAATGGCTCCGGTGGGAGGGGAAAGTGGCAATCAAGAAGCAAATTTAAATGGTTTGGTATGGTTGTGGAATCGTCAGTCTAATCTTGGATATGTTTTCAGTTCGTCCACAATCTTCAAGTTACCCAAAGGAGCTAATCGATCGCCGGATGTTGCCTGGGTGCAAAAGGAACGCTGGGAAGCACTGACTCCAGAGCAACGGCGCAAGTTTCCCCCCCTTGCCCCGGATTTTGTAATTGAATTGCGCTCTGCTACAGATGACCTGGAACCTCTGCAAGCTAAGATGCAGGAGTATATGGACAATGGGGTTCGTTTGGGGTGGTTGATTGATTTTCAATCTGAACAGGTAGAAATTTATCGCCCCAATCAAGCTGTCGAAATTAGAAGACTGCCTGCCGAACTATCTGGGGAAGAGGTACTTCCTGGTTTTGTTCTCACCATTTAGACCAGGTTATCAACCCAGGGGTAAACTGAGTAGCCAGGTTCCTCAATGCCTCATTGACCCTCATGAAATCGGCTGAAGATGAATGGAACCGACGTAGGAGGTTGAAGATCTCCAACTTCTCGAAGAAGTTAGAGATTTGAGCCAGGGTGTTTGGCTTAATTCATGCCATTTGGCTAAAGACTAAGGTCCCCAGATACTGGAGATTGGTTGCTGGTGCCCATCGGGTTATTAAACTTCTGGCTGTTCCTGGGATAAGTTCGGTAGAGTAGAAGGGCATTTTGATTGAAGGTAGTCAGGGTGACTGGCATCCGCGATCGCCCCACCCCCACCTCTCTGCTAAACGATTCATGCTTGCTCAGGAGATATTCCATGAACCAGAGACCCAATTCCTCATCTTCAATCTTTAGTCCGGTCGTGATGGCGATCATAGCTGCCGCCGTTGTGGTCGGAATTGCACTGGGAATGGGCTTATCTACATCAGCAACCTCCAGTCCAGAAAATGTCGCCAGCAGACAATATATCGATGAAATGGCACCCAGTTCGCAAATCTGTGTGCAGTATGGGTCCAGTGCCGTGACAATGGATGCGCGCTTTTTTGTCACCTTCAACCCTTTCAGCGTTTATGTCTCTCGACCTAAAATGCAGCCAGGCTGCGTGTTGCGGCGAACAGACTGGGCAATTTTAGAGCAAAGAAACTTATTGACCAGCGAACAGCAGCGCGAATGCAAGAACAACATGAATACGTTTGGGTTTACAGGCAATTTGGACAGCTCTCCCAGAATTGACTGCGTCTACCGGAATGATTCAGCCGGGAATCTATTCCTGACTCAATCTGGCGTGAATGTGCCGTCTGAGTAGCGATCGCCCCCCCTCAATTGCCTGGTAAGTTATCAGGGTCAACTCCCAGCGATCGCAAATATTGAGCTAACTGCCTGGAACGTTCCTCCGCAGTCTGGTAACGCTTTCCCTGCTGGTCATACCATCCCAGCAATTCGCGATCGATTCCCCCAACCATAGCCCGGTAGCGTCCAATTCCCAGTCCGACTTCCGGCATCCAGTAGGGTTCACCCAGTTGTAACTGGTATTCACCATCGACCAGTTTATAGACCTCAAACGGCTGATGCCTGTCCCGTTGCCAGGACTCTGGATTGTAGATGATGTAATAAAGCACTCCCAGTTTGGTATAAATTTCTAATTTCTCGTCATATTCCCCACCAGGTTTGTGAGAAACCATTTCCAGCGTCAAAACTGGAACAATCTCGTTCTCCTCCCAGACCGCATAGCTTCTGCGAGACTTACCCTGTTTCTGTCGCTCTACTCCCAGACTCAGGAAGGCATCAGGCACAACGGGAACTTTAGGGCTAATCCCTGTCGTGTGATATACCGCCATATCTACTCCAAAAAACCAATCGTTCCGGTTTTGCCAGATCAGTTCCAGCAGAAACAGCAATACATTGGGCAGGTAATTCTGATCCTCATTATCCACAGGAGTGTCGTCTGAACAGGGGAGTTCTTCCGTTGTAGGTAATGCTGACTTAAGGTCCGGGGGAAGCATAGCCATCACTTCCGTAGTTTGGATTCTCCCATTTTAGAGGATTGGAAAACTCCCACCCCACCCCCACAATCCAAGCCCATTTTCTTGTTACAGAAGACTGCCAGTGTTTGTTCCGCGTCAGTTGTGTTTCAAATGATCGTGCCAGAATATTAAGGAATTTGAAAAACTGCTAGGGAAAAAGTATGCCCAATCTTCAGTCCTCTGGCTTCAGTTTCAGCAAGCTGTCCATCCGCCGTCATATTGGCATCCTGATGCTGATGCTGACCGTTCTGATTCTGGGCTGCTTCTTCCTGGTTCGCCTGCCAGTTGACCTGCTGCCCTCCATTACCTATCCCCGAATTGGAGTGCGCCTGGATGCCCCAGGCATTTCCCCGGAGGTTGGTGTTGATGAAATTACCAAGCCCCTGGAACAGGCACTCTCCACGACAGAAGGAGTGGTTCAGATCTATTCCCAGACTCGGGAGGGGCAGGTCAGCCTGGACCTGTTTTTTCAACCGGGAAGCAACATTGACCAGGCGCTAAACGATGCCACCGCCACCTACAACCGCTATCGCAATCGCTTGCCGGATAATCTGGAGTCTCCCCGCATTTTCAAATTTGACCCCACCCAACTGCCTGTGTATGAATTTGCGCTGACTTCTCCTAACCTGCGAGGTGTTGACTTGCGTGTGTTTGCCGATGAAGAACTTGCCCGCGAGTTGACGGTGGTACCGGGGGTTGCTTCGGCGGATGTCTCTGGTGGGGTGAAGGAGGAAGTGCGGGTCAAATTAGACCTGAAGCGTTTGCAGGCCCTGGGTTTGGGAATCAATGACGTTTTGGATGGACTGAGGCAACGAAACCAGGACATTTCTGGTGGACGGATTCTGGGACAGAATGCAGAACCCCTCACCCGGTCAATCGGGCGGTTTCGGAATGCTGGGGAAATTCAAGAGTTGCAGTTTGAGGTCAGGAGTCAGCAGTCAACAGTCAGCAGTCAGGCGGGAAATTTAATTCCGAACTCCGAACCCCCAACTCTGAATCGCTCTCAACGAGTTTACCTGCGTGACTTTGCCGAGGTGATCGACGGAACGGAAGACGAGCGGGTGCTGGTGAATTTGAATGGGGAACCAGCCGTCAAGATCAGCATCCAGAAGCAGCCGGAGGCAAATACGGTACAGGTTGTGGATGGGGTGAAACAGCGAATTGAGGAGTTGCGGCAGGCGGGGTTAATCACTGAAGACATGGTGCTGACAGCCACGCTGGATGAGTCCCGGTTTATCAACAATTCAATCGCCAATGTCACCACTGCCGGGCTGTCGGGGGCATTTTTAGCCGCGATCGCGGTGCTATTTTTCCTCGGTTCCCTGCGTCAAACGCTGATTATTGTGCTTGCCATTCCTCTGGCAAGCCTGGCAGCAGTGATCCTGATGGGGTTGTTTGGGCTGTCGTTGAATATTTTTAGTCTGGGTGGGCTGGCGATCGGCGTGGGCATTGTGGTAGACAACTCCATTGTCATGCTGGAAAACATTGCCCACCGGGTCAGTCGCCACTCGGTTCATGGCAATGGCAATGGGACTCATGGCAATGGCCGAACAGTAAGGGCAGACGGGGGGGAAGATGAGGCATCGGTTCAATCGGCGATTTTTCCCAAAGCCCAAATTCTTCGGTTAGCAGAGTCTAGTGGTGAGGAGGTGGAGTCGGCTCTGGTAGCATCCACAGCAACAAATCTGGTGTCGGTATTGCCATTTTTGCTGCTGGGTGGGTTTGTCTCCCTGCTGTTTAATGAACTGATTTTGACGATTAGCTTTGCGGTGGCGGCTTCGCTGCTGATTGCGCTGACAGTG is from Leptothermofonsia sichuanensis E412 and encodes:
- a CDS encoding DUF3172 domain-containing protein, which codes for MNQRPNSSSSIFSPVVMAIIAAAVVVGIALGMGLSTSATSSPENVASRQYIDEMAPSSQICVQYGSSAVTMDARFFVTFNPFSVYVSRPKMQPGCVLRRTDWAILEQRNLLTSEQQRECKNNMNTFGFTGNLDSSPRIDCVYRNDSAGNLFLTQSGVNVPSE
- a CDS encoding Uma2 family endonuclease, encoding MNILTLNMDTVHLTDEQFYQICLRNQELQFELSARGELIVMAPVGGESGNQEANLNGLVWLWNRQSNLGYVFSSSTIFKLPKGANRSPDVAWVQKERWEALTPEQRRKFPPLAPDFVIELRSATDDLEPLQAKMQEYMDNGVRLGWLIDFQSEQVEIYRPNQAVEIRRLPAELSGEEVLPGFVLTI
- a CDS encoding Uma2 family endonuclease, yielding MLPPDLKSALPTTEELPCSDDTPVDNEDQNYLPNVLLFLLELIWQNRNDWFFGVDMAVYHTTGISPKVPVVPDAFLSLGVERQKQGKSRRSYAVWEENEIVPVLTLEMVSHKPGGEYDEKLEIYTKLGVLYYIIYNPESWQRDRHQPFEVYKLVDGEYQLQLGEPYWMPEVGLGIGRYRAMVGGIDRELLGWYDQQGKRYQTAEERSRQLAQYLRSLGVDPDNLPGN